A region from the uncultured Draconibacterium sp. genome encodes:
- a CDS encoding PDZ domain-containing protein has protein sequence MKKLLLLSSALFLLLSAQAQISAKLMRYTDVSNEQIAFVYGGDIWLVAKEGGTAIQLTNSPGEESWPKFSPDGSEIAFTASYNGNSDVYVIPVTGGIPTRVTYNSFSDRLVDWHPGGNKLLFASARENGIGRLNQFFMVDKEGGFPEKLKIPYGELASFSPDGNQLAYITKITENYPFKRYRGGLTSDIILFDFATEKTTRITTDEANDGKPGWAGNKVYFLSDRGENMRLNIWEYNTQNQNISQVTFYKDFDISFLSAGPEELVYEMGGDLYLMDLNSQQSRIVEVKVISDLSLEIPGKQDVKGNISNMTAAPEGKRIVFEARGELFNVPVKEGFSINLTRSSGAFDQNPAWSPDGKTIAYWSDRSGEYEIWLQDSQSKNAPKQLTKRGKGFGYRLFWSPDSKKIAFIDETNTISIIDTENGATTVAGNYNWNIGHGGRFGFPISWSPDSKWITFSQGLDNANGCIVVFNLEEKKLTQLTSGFYDDGYPVFSTDGKYLFYLTNRTFNAAYSSLSDGTWIYPNSTQIASIGLKADTPSLLAPKNDEVTIKEEKKDEEKDKEKEAGKEDKKKDAKDDDKKEKEEDGVKVEIDFTDIESRLVLLPPKAGNISALLPFEGKLVYLRRPNTGSGERASALHFFDLKEREEKEVMSDVSRVVPTADGKQMLVSSKGKYGIIKAAAGQKIDEPIPTDGLVMDLVRKEEWKQVFMDTWRRHRDFFYDPNMQGVDWEAMRDRYAKLVNDARTRLDITNIQLNLVAELSAGHTYAGGGDVEQAPSRGGGFLGINWAMDGNGYKIGKILKPAAWDTQTRSPFNQPGIDVNEGDYILSVNGIGLATDKDPYAAFEGLSGKTVALQVSSTGKTEDAKEVIVELLSAQQENNLRYLNHLENNRKLVEDLSDGQLGYIYMSNTAGQGQLELVKMFYGQLDKKGFILDERFNGGGQLADRFLELLQRPVTYNLHWRHGKDHTNPVKTNTGPVGMLINGWAGSGGDGLPWAFQELEAGPIVGERTLGILVGPATGHRLIDGGSITVPGARLYDNDGHWFWEGEGVRPDFKVWDDPNMLMQGRDPQMEKVVEEVMKLVKENKHLMTPAPPLEDRSAKGLKN, from the coding sequence ATGAAGAAACTGCTTTTACTCAGTAGTGCACTGTTCCTATTACTTAGTGCACAAGCTCAAATTAGCGCAAAACTAATGCGCTACACCGATGTCTCGAACGAGCAAATTGCTTTTGTTTACGGGGGAGACATATGGCTGGTTGCCAAAGAAGGGGGAACAGCCATTCAGCTCACCAATTCTCCGGGAGAAGAATCGTGGCCGAAATTTTCGCCCGATGGTTCAGAAATTGCATTTACCGCCAGTTACAATGGAAATTCTGATGTGTATGTAATTCCGGTTACGGGAGGCATACCAACCCGCGTAACATATAATTCATTCTCCGATAGGTTGGTCGACTGGCATCCAGGTGGCAATAAGCTACTGTTTGCTTCGGCACGCGAAAACGGCATTGGTCGTTTAAACCAGTTTTTTATGGTAGATAAAGAAGGTGGCTTCCCCGAAAAACTAAAAATCCCTTACGGAGAGCTGGCCAGCTTTTCGCCGGATGGAAATCAACTGGCGTACATCACAAAAATTACGGAAAACTACCCGTTTAAACGCTACCGTGGCGGCTTAACTTCAGACATCATTTTGTTTGATTTTGCGACCGAAAAAACCACACGCATTACCACCGACGAGGCGAACGACGGGAAACCAGGCTGGGCCGGCAATAAGGTCTACTTTTTGTCGGACCGTGGCGAAAACATGCGTTTAAACATTTGGGAATACAACACACAAAATCAAAACATCAGCCAGGTTACTTTTTATAAAGATTTTGATATTTCCTTTCTGTCGGCCGGACCTGAAGAGTTGGTTTACGAGATGGGAGGAGACCTGTACCTTATGGATTTGAACAGCCAGCAATCGCGAATAGTCGAAGTTAAGGTTATCAGCGATCTATCATTAGAAATACCGGGCAAACAAGATGTTAAAGGCAATATCTCGAACATGACTGCTGCGCCGGAAGGCAAGCGTATTGTTTTTGAAGCCCGCGGCGAATTATTTAATGTACCGGTTAAAGAAGGTTTCTCGATTAACCTTACCCGTTCGAGCGGTGCTTTTGATCAGAACCCGGCATGGTCGCCCGATGGCAAAACCATTGCTTACTGGAGCGATCGCTCGGGAGAATACGAAATATGGCTGCAAGACAGCCAGAGCAAAAATGCGCCAAAACAACTAACAAAAAGAGGAAAAGGCTTTGGCTATCGATTATTTTGGTCGCCCGACAGTAAAAAAATTGCCTTTATCGACGAAACCAATACCATTTCAATAATTGATACGGAAAATGGAGCGACAACAGTAGCCGGCAATTACAACTGGAATATTGGGCACGGAGGCCGTTTTGGATTTCCAATATCATGGTCGCCCGATTCGAAATGGATTACCTTTAGCCAGGGACTCGACAATGCCAACGGCTGCATTGTTGTTTTTAACCTGGAAGAAAAGAAGCTGACACAGCTTACCAGCGGATTTTATGATGATGGCTACCCCGTTTTCAGCACCGATGGCAAATACCTGTTCTACCTCACTAACCGCACCTTTAACGCAGCCTACTCTTCGTTAAGCGACGGCACATGGATTTATCCGAACTCCACACAAATTGCATCCATCGGACTGAAAGCCGATACCCCGTCATTGCTTGCGCCAAAGAACGACGAAGTGACAATAAAGGAAGAAAAGAAAGACGAAGAAAAAGACAAGGAGAAAGAAGCAGGCAAAGAGGATAAAAAGAAAGATGCTAAAGACGACGACAAAAAGGAAAAAGAAGAGGATGGCGTAAAAGTAGAGATTGACTTTACTGACATAGAGAGTCGCCTTGTTTTATTACCGCCTAAAGCAGGCAATATCTCGGCACTACTGCCTTTTGAAGGCAAATTGGTGTACCTGCGCCGCCCCAACACCGGATCGGGCGAACGCGCTTCGGCTTTACACTTTTTCGACTTGAAAGAACGCGAAGAAAAAGAAGTAATGAGTGATGTTAGCCGGGTGGTACCTACTGCCGATGGCAAACAAATGCTGGTGAGCTCAAAAGGAAAATATGGCATTATTAAGGCTGCTGCCGGACAAAAAATAGACGAGCCCATTCCAACCGATGGTTTAGTGATGGATTTGGTGCGGAAAGAAGAGTGGAAACAAGTGTTTATGGACACCTGGCGTCGCCATCGCGATTTCTTTTACGATCCCAACATGCAGGGCGTTGACTGGGAAGCCATGCGCGACCGCTACGCCAAATTGGTAAACGATGCCCGCACACGTTTGGACATTACCAATATTCAGTTAAACCTGGTTGCCGAATTAAGTGCCGGCCACACCTACGCAGGTGGTGGCGATGTGGAACAGGCTCCTTCGCGGGGTGGCGGATTTCTTGGCATCAACTGGGCAATGGATGGTAATGGTTACAAAATTGGTAAAATTCTGAAACCAGCTGCCTGGGATACTCAAACCCGTTCTCCGTTTAATCAACCCGGAATTGATGTTAATGAAGGTGATTATATCCTTTCAGTTAACGGAATTGGCCTTGCCACAGACAAAGATCCGTATGCGGCGTTTGAAGGTCTTTCGGGAAAAACCGTGGCACTTCAGGTTTCATCCACCGGAAAAACAGAGGATGCAAAAGAAGTAATAGTTGAACTGCTTAGTGCCCAACAGGAAAATAATTTGCGCTATTTAAACCATTTAGAGAATAACCGCAAACTGGTTGAAGATCTGTCTGATGGGCAGTTGGGCTATATTTATATGTCCAACACTGCCGGGCAGGGCCAGCTGGAACTGGTAAAAATGTTCTACGGACAGCTGGATAAAAAAGGATTTATCCTTGACGAGCGTTTTAACGGAGGCGGACAATTGGCCGATCGTTTTCTGGAACTGTTGCAGCGCCCGGTTACCTACAACCTGCATTGGCGCCACGGAAAAGACCATACCAACCCGGTTAAAACAAATACCGGGCCGGTGGGCATGCTTATTAACGGCTGGGCCGGATCAGGCGGCGATGGCTTACCCTGGGCATTTCAGGAATTGGAAGCAGGGCCTATTGTTGGCGAACGCACACTGGGCATTTTGGTTGGACCTGCAACCGGTCATCGTTTGATTGACGGAGGTTCGATAACCGTTCCCGGAGCTCGTTTATACGATAACGACGGACATTGGTTTTGGGAAGGCGAAGGCGTACGCCCTGACTTTAAAGTGTGGGACGACCCCAATATGCTGATGCAGGGACGCGACCCGCAAATGGAAAAAGTAGTAGAAGAAGTAATGAAACTGGTGAAAGAAAACAAACACCTGATGACCCCGGCGCCGCCATTGGAA